The following are encoded together in the Drosophila sechellia strain sech25 chromosome 3R, ASM438219v1, whole genome shotgun sequence genome:
- the LOC6607630 gene encoding dedicator of cytokinesis protein 1 isoform X1, producing the protein MSVWSDCNAKQAEFGIAKCNFDQETKPHRLNLDVGDAVIILKETTHWYYGYRQKEKETRGIFPKSYIHLCEYNNVNGEYCIQRTDIVEEITKVLLEWGSIAKDYFLNTNPSFPKIRRKMNELNNNRAALISGNLPLDEVRKVKLLATNQIDTGNKLLGLDMVVRDESGDILDTNAICTTELYEQHMHAVQRIDKANRLSSERGTTRTPNKYSHNILLHVNAFVCKFQEDSDLLFTLFDGDTHKPISENYVVKWSRTGIARDIDQIDNNRVLFTDLSKSDLAIAKMYLVCYAIRIGSMEFKDSAESKRTSMSIANSRLNASSRKASQLSVSSSGSSSSNGEYIIRRPFGVACKDLTPFINKSDDFRGNIDLPFIMCEKETLDGTLRKLIANKDIGKIDSKMAVTIEVLRGDIKQIKEEFPRLMHTNVPVARKMGFPEVILPGDVRNDLYLTICSGEFSRIAKTSEKNVEVSVCVANEQGYLMPGVLSIGAGHQPIDEYKSVVYYHDDKPKWQETFKIHVPIEDFKQCHLRFVLKHRSSNEQKDRTEKPFGLAYVRLMQANGTTITQGQHILAVYKTDHKKYDKTVANCYLELPATVAELQGAKPSIGGLTLLPKDQLSIGVNLCSTKLTQSVSLLGLLNWSAHKETLEQSLNALSTVPGEEVVKFLQDILDALFNILVENDHPEKYDQLVFMSIIHLIETVSDLKYQHFLTVLDVYINESFSFTLAYTKLMDVLQKNISEAISPKEKSADGNDLEESAEVRRLYKTTRYLHYVMKFVIRSRVLYAEMNCNTDYVDFATRLQELLRMFIDMIGCPSNLLKSEGALLKNLHIIATDLMQVFDQVRLSVSIVEILEKFPPRRLTQSKMGCIKDFVETKLFTLPKCRAILLPVFCKHIKDHLESKEEGDSKTDIWQQEKNLSKAAKVLGQKKSQLHTCDTTANKKIAECINIMNNILKLLFRSDVGSTHNDIRDIMIILFRPVMKAAHALDRDTGLVGKFFAIMLGILQRMDAQHYEYFVRDLHQRGELKHFVIEILLVFEELVSPHQKAVFPRDWMDMIMHQNTVILCALKHLTVVITDYFLCPFEKQIWSNFFQCSIAFLVQSPLQLNDFNDNKRQIVFARYRDIRKDTAMEIRKMWFQLGQHKPKFVPQLVEPILEMSMIPEKELRQETIPIFFDMMQCEYYSSRLEHESYGDTKFNNAHHKGNFSDFKTAMIEKLDILIGAGKGDAEYKHLFETIMLERCAAHNTLNVDGTAFVQMVTRLMDKLLEYRFIIQDESKENRMACTFSLLQFYSEVDLKEMYIRYVNKLCALHMEFENYTEAAFTLKLHTELLRWTDTELSHQLRSYRHNNCRTHRQLKEALYFEIMEYFDKGKQWECAIDMCRVLARQYEEEIFDYLKLAELLNRMALFYEKIIKELRHNSEYFRVCFYGRGFPRFLQNRVYIFRGKEYERHSDFCARMLVQHPQAELMQTLEAPGEDITNSDGQYIQVNKVEPIMGQAFNKFNDKIINNEIVKYFTANNVQKFQFSRPFRDSTNGGDRDDVRNLWLERTELRISYPLPGILRWFPVVETNTFKISPLERAVEIMKDTNRDIRQLVILHKSDETLHINPLSMKLNGIVDPAVMGGFAKYEEAFLTDDYLEQNPDDKELVEELKELIANQIPLLDLAIQLHRLRAPDSLKALQEHLERCFSDMQQHVESRYGRKSCDLKIERDSVVMRRPNSFLPPLFDGSNNRHSETSMGSSDSGLSKSTFLPRPQTNSIKNPFSGLSFNTRPSLGHSPSIKSNKSKDKTPSKRRNKDGKVKEREAHSLSSCQWYTPPLSTITSTPEKEINTSIASLASTSNSSLSGPKTPDPHVLTEELTPKRPLRSEMEKERRLSRPASIATPTASIKNFPDTRSLSESSNRNSVETTDSTSEEDIRPPPLPAKARDSTDFTSLSQNMDWTPNGYAMLSTISNTSSMSTTSTLTKTSITNTTYEYLETTNFSLVGAIDGNKPRPPTPPPKPSRHSKHIP; encoded by the exons ATGAGTGTGTGGAGCGATTGCAATGCCAAGCAGGCAGAATTCGGCATTG CCAAGTGCAATTTCGACCAGGAGACGAAGCCACATCGCCTCAATCTGGATGTGGGTGATGCGGTCATAATTCTTAAGGAGACCACCCACTGGTACTACGGCTACAGACAAAA AGAAAAGGAAACACGCGGCATATTTCCCAAGAGTTATATACACTTATGCGAATATAATAACGTGAATGGGGAGTACTGCATCCAGCGCACGGATATTGTCGAGGAGATCACTAAAGTTCTTCTCGAGTGGGGCTCCATAGCCAAGGATTACTTTCTG AACACAAATCCCAGCTTTCCCAAAATTCGACGAAAAATGAAcgaattaaataataataggGCGGCTTTGATCTCCGGAAACCTGCCACTGGACGAGGTGCGAAAGGTGAAGCTGCTGGCCACCAATCAAATCGATACTGGCAACAAGCTCCTCGGCCTGGACATGGTGGTGCGCGATGAGAGCGGAGACATCTTGGACACCAATGCCATCTGCACCACCGAGCTCTACGAGCAACATATGCACGCTGTTCAGCGCATCGACAAGGCCAAT CGGCTGTCAAGCGAGCGAGGAACTACAAGAACACCCAACAAGTACTCGCACAACATCCTGCTACACGTGAACGCCTTCGTTTGCAAGTTCCAGGAGGACTCTGACCTGCTCTTCACGCTTTTCGACGGTGACACGCACAAACCCATCAGCGAGAACTATGTGGTCAAGTGGTCCCGGACAGGTATCGCGCGTGATATTGACCAGATCGACAACAACCGCGTGCTGTTCACGGATCTCAGTAAAAGCGACCTGGCCATTGCCAAAATGTACCTGGTGTGCTACGCCATCCGAATCGGTTCCATGGAGTTTAAAGATTCTGCCGAGTCAAAGCGGACCAGCATGAGCATTGCCAACAGCAGGCTGAACGCCTCCAGCCGCAAGGCCTCCCAGCTATCGGTGAGCTCCAGTGGATCGTCCAGCAGCAATGGGGAATACATCATTCGACGTCCGTTTGGTGTGGCCTGCAAGGACCTCACGCCCTTCATTAATAAGTCGGACGACTTTCGAGGCAACATAGACCTGCCCTTCATCATGTGCGAAAAGGAAACGCTGGACGGAACGCTGCGGAAGCTAATCGCGAATAAGGATATCGGCAAGATTGACTCCAAGATGGCTGTAACCATCGAGGTGCTTCGGGGCGACATCAAGCAGATAAAGGAAGAATTTCCGCGCTTGATGCACACAAATGTGCCGGTTGCCCGGAAAATGGGATTTCCAGAGGTCATATTGCCTGGCGATGTGCGCAATGATTTGTACCTCACGATCTGTAGTGGAGAATTCTCCCGCATAGCCAAGACCTCGGAGAAGAACGTTGAGGTATCGGTGTGTGTGGCCAATGAGCAGGGATACCTTATGCCCGGTGTGCTGAGCATCGGAGCTGGTCATCAACCCATTGATGAGTACAAATCGGTTGTATACTACCACGATGACAAGCCCAAGTGGCAGGAGACATTCAAGATCCACGTGCCCATTGAAGACTTTAAGCAATGCCATCTGCGATTTGTGCTCAAACATCGTAGCAGTAATGAGCAGAAGGATCGAACTGAGAAGCCCTTCGGCCTCGCGTATGTGCGTCTAATGCAGGCCAACGGGACAACCATTACGCAGGGTCAACATATCCTGGCCGTTTACAAAACCGATCACAAAAAGTACGACAAAACGGTAGCCAATTGTTATTTAGAACTTCCAGCCACGGTTGCAGAGCTGCAAGGTGCAAAGCCTTCTATCGGTGGACTTACTCTCTTACCAAAAGATCAGCTATCCATTGGGGTTAACCTGTGCAGCACCAAGCTCACGCAGAGCG TGAGCTTGCTGGGACTTCTGAATTGGTCAGCCCACAAGGAGACGCTGGAACAGTCGCTAAACGCCTTGTCCACAGTGCCCGGTGAAGAGGTGGTGAAGTTCCTGCAGGACATACTCGATGCCTTGTTCAATATACTGGTGGAGAATGATCATCCTGAGAAATATGACCAGCTCGTCTTCATGAGCATTATACATTTGATTGAAACGGTGTCCGATCTGAAGTACCAACACTTTCTCACTGTTCTCGATGTGTACATTAATGAAAGCTTCTCGTTTACACTTGCCTACAC CAAGTTGATGGATGTGCTGCAAAAGAATATTAGTGAAGCGATTTCGCCAAAAGAAAAGTCTGCTGATGGCAATGATCTGGAGGAGAGCGCTGAGGTGCGCCGCCTGTACAAGACGACTCGTTACCTTCACTATGTGATGAAGTTCGTGATTCGATCGCGTGTGCTCTACGCCGAGATGAACTGCAACACAGACTATGTGGATTTTGCCACCCGACTGCAGGAGCTTCTTCGCATGTTCATCGACATGATTGGCTGTCCGAGCAATCTGCTTAAATCGGAGGGAGCGCTGCTCAAGAATCTGCACATCATCGCCACAGATCTGATGCAGGTCTTTGATCAAGTGCGCCTAAG CGTATCCATTGTGGAAATCCTTGAGAAATTCCCGCCGCGACGTCTTACTCAGTCTAAGATGGGATGCATCAAAGATTTTGTGGAGACAAAACTGTTTACGTTGCCCAAGTGTCGGGCCATCCTACTGCCCGTGTTCTGCAAACACATTAAGGATCACCTCGAGAGCAAGGAGGAG GGAGACTCGAAAACCGATATCTGGCAGCAAGAAAAGAATCTTTCGAAAGCCGCCAAAGTGCTCGGACAGAAAAAATCCCAACTGCATACATGTGATACGACTGCCAACAAAAAG ATTGCCGAGTGCATCAACATCATGAACAACATACTGAAACTTCTGTTCCGATCGGATGTGGGTTCCACGCACAATGACATTCGGGACATTATGATCATCCTGTTCCGCCCCGTGATGAAGGCAGCTCACGCCCTGGACAGGGACACGGGATTGGTGGGCAAATTCTTTGCCATTATGCTGGGCATACTGCAGCGCATGGACGCCCAGCACTACGAGTACTTTGTGAGGGACTTACACCAGCGCGGCGAGTTGAAACACTTTGTCATAGAGATCCTTTTGGTATTTGAGGAGCTGGTGTCTCCGCACCAGAAAGCAGTGTTTCCGCGGGACTGGATGGACATGATTATGCACCAGAATACTGTGATCCTTTGTGCTCTAAAGCACCTCACCGTGGTCATTACGGACTACTTCTTGTGCCCGTTCGAAAAGCAAATCTGGTCGAACTTCTTCCAGTGCTCTATTGCCTTTCTGGTTCAATCCCCGCTGCAATTGAATGACTTCAACGATAACAAACGGCAAATTGTGTTCGCAAGATACCGTGACATCCGCAAGGATACAGCCATGGAGATTAGGAAGATGTGGTTCCAGCTGGGGCAGCACAAACCCAAGTTTGTGCCGCAGTTGGTGGAGCCAATACTGGAAATGAGCATGATACCGGAGAAGGAGCTGCGCCAGGAGACCATTCCCATCTTCTTCGACATGATGCAGTGCGAGTACTACAGCTCCCGTTTGGAGCACGAAAGTTACGGAGACACTAAATTCAACAATGCCCACCACAAGGGTAACTTTTCCGACTTCAAGACAGCGATGATTGAGAAGTTGGACATCCTGATTGGAGCTGGTAAAGGCGACGCCGAGTACAAGCATCTGTTCGAGACAATTATGCTAGAGCGCTGCGCTGCCCACAACACTCTTAACGTGGATGGCACTGCCTTTGTGCAGATGGTAACCCGGCTGATGGACAAGTTGTTGGAGTACCGCTTTATAATCCAGGATGAAAGCAAGGAGAATCGCATGGCTTGCACCTTCTCTCTGTTGCAGTTCTATTCGGAGGTGGATCTCAAGGAGATGTACATCCGGTATGTCAACAAACTTTGCGCTCTGCACATGGAGTTTGAGAACTACACGGAGGCGGCGTTCACACTTAAGCtgcacacggaactgctgcGTTGGACGGATACGGAGCTGTCGCACCAACTGCGCAGCTATCGGCACAATAACTGCCGCACTCACCGGCAACTGAAGGAGGCTCTTTACTTCGAGATCATGGAGTACTTCGACAAGGGCAAGCAGTGGGAGTGCGCCATCGATATGTGCAGGGTGCTGGCCCGCCAGTACGAGGAGGAGATCTTCGACTATCTCAAGCTGGCGGAACTTCTGAATCGCATGGCATTGTTCTATGAGAAGATCATCAAGGAGCTGCGCCACAATTCCGAATACTTCCGCGTGTGCTTCTATGGGCGTGGATTCCCGCGGTTTCTTCAGAACCGTGTCTACATCTTCCGTGGCAAGGAGTACGAGCGGCACAGTGACTTCTGCGCCCGGATGCTAGTACAGCATCCACAGGCTGAGCTCATGCAAACGCTGGAGGCTCCGGGCGAAGACATCACCAACAGTGATGGTCAGTACATACAGGTGAACAAGGTGGAGCCGATAATGGGTCAGGCGTTCAACAAGTTCAACGATAAGATCATTAACAACGAAATCGTCAAATACTTCACCGCCAACAACGTGCAAAAGTTTCAGTTTTCACGTCCCTTCCGGGACAGCACGAACGGTGGCGACAGGGACGATGTACGAAATTTGTGGCTGGAGCGCACAGAGCTGCGTATCAGCTACCCTCTCCCGGGTATTCTGCGCTGGTTCCCCGTCGTTGAGACCAATACTTTTAAAATCTCTCCCCTAGAGCGGGCGGTCGAAATTATGAAAGACACGAACCGTGACATTCGACAACTGGTCATCCTGCACAAGAGCGACGAAACTTTGCACATCAATCCGCTGAGTATGAAACTTAATGGCATTGTGGATCCAGCTGTAATGGGTGGCTTTGCCAAGTATGAGGAAGCCTTCCTCACCGATGACTACTTGGAGCAGAATCCGGACGACAAGGAGTTGGTAGAAGAGCTCAAAGAACTGATTGCGAACCAGATTCCACTGCTCGATTTAGCAATTCAGCTTCATCGCTTGCGGGCACCAGACAGTCTGAAAGCACTGCAGGAACACCTGGAACGCTGCTTCTCCGACATGCAGCAGCATGTGGAGTCGCGCTATGGTCGCAAGTCCTGCGACCTCAAAATTGAACGAGATTCGGTGGTGATGCGACGTCCAAACTCCTTTCTGCCTCCGCTTTTCGATGGCAGCAACAACCGACACTCCGAAACCAGCATGGGATCTTCAGA CAGCGGCCTGTCAAAGTCAACGTTTCTGCCGCGTCCACAGACCAATTCTATTAAAAACCCATTTTCCGGCCTAAGTTTCAACACAAG GCCCAGTTTGGGACACTCGCCGAGCATCAAGAGCAACAAGAGCAAGGACAAGACTCCGAGTAAGCGAAGAAACAAGGATGGAAAGGTGAAG GAGCGTGAAGCCCATAGCCTGTCTAGCTGCCAGTGGTACACACCGCCATTGTCCACTATAACATCGACGCCAGAGAAGGAGATCAACACATCCATAGCCTCGCTAGCGAGCACATCAAATAGTTCTCTAAGTGGTCCAAAGACGCCAGATCCTCATGTCCTGACAGAGGAg CTAACCCCCAAGCGACCTCTGCGTTCGGAAATGGAGAAGGAACGTCGACTATCTCGTCCTGCCAGCATCGCTACGCCAACGGCCAGTATCAAGAATTTCCCTGACACGCGCTCCCTATCGGAAAGCAGCAACCGCAACTCTGTTG AAACCACCGATTCCACTTCAGAGGAGGACATTCGACCTCCGCCATTGCCCGCCAAGGCACGCGACTCAACGGATTTTACCAGCCTGTCGCAAAACATGGATTGGACGCCGAATGGTTATGCTATGCTCAGCACTAttagcaacaccagcagcatgAGCACCACCTCAACCCTGACGAAGACCAGTATTACCAATACCACGTACGAGTATTTGGAGACCACGAACTTCAGTTTGGTGGGTGCCATCGATGGAAACAAACCGCGTCCGCCGACGCCGCCACCGAAGCCATCGCGCCACAGCAAACACATTCCATAG